In Paraburkholderia terrae, the DNA window TCAGCGCCCGGTTCTCCGGCGTATCGTCCAGCAGATACATGACCCGGTCGTACTGCGCCGTGAGCGACTTCGTGACTTTCCGCGGTTCACGCCACGTCAGCACCAGATCGAGATTCTCATCAACGCGCAAAGGGCGGTGCGCGTCGAAATCGCTCTTTGGGGGCTTCGCAAAGCGCGCGTTGTACGCCGCGATGAATGACGGTGCCCAGGCGTTGGCTTCAGCCACTGTGCTGATACCACGCAGCCTCAGTTCCTTGACCAGGCGATCCTGTAGCGTCAGGTGGGCGCGCTCGACGCGCCCCTTGGCCGGGCTGCTGTTCGCACAGAACGCGTCAATGTTCAGCTCGTACATTGCCCGGCCGAAGTGCGTCACGCTGGTGCCAGTCTTGCTGGCGGTTGTACTGCGAAAGACGCTCGCCTTGTCGCTATAGAAAGCGCCGGGCTTGCCATGGCGTTCGATGTACGCGCGCGTCGCTTCAAAATAACTGAAGGTCGATTCGGTGGCCGTGAAGTGCAGCGTCATCAGGCGGCTCGTCGCGTCGTCCACGTACACCAGCAGCGTACATTGCGGCGCGCGGTCTTCAAACCACGCATGCTCGCTGCCGTCGATCTGGATCAGTTCGCCCAGGCACGCGCGCCGCGCTCGCGGCTGGTAGACCTTCGGCGGACGCTGGCGGCGCGGCACCCACAGGCCGGCGGCCGTCATGAGCCCACGCACCGTTTCCTTCGCCAGGCGAATGCCATGACATTCATATAGCTTCTCGCAGGCCAGCGTCGGCCCGAAATCCGCGTAGCGCTCACGGATGATCGAGATTGCACGATCGGCCGTCACGGCATCCAGACGGTTGTTGCTGGGCTTTGATCGACGACCCGACACGAGACCCGGCGCACCCAGATCACGCAGTCTGCCGACCAGTCTGCGGATCTGCCGCGTCGTCAGCCCGAGCCGTTCCGCGGCGCGCCACGGCTTGAGCATGCCGTCCGCCACGTCCTGAATCACCTTGTACCTGTCCAGCTCGCGCATCGTCATGGTTATCCGTTCTGTCGCAGCCATCGAAGCTCCCAGTGCCGGGTAGCCGGCGACCGGTCAGCTTACGATGGTCCGAAAAGCGGACATCTGAACTTGGCTAAAAGCGGACATTACAACTTAGCCACTACAAAACTGAATGTTGATAATTAAGATTATGTAAAATCACAAACAGGTAGCAGCAAACCAACCACCGCTCCCTCCAGCCTCAATCCTCAACGACCCGCCGGATCAACCCGCAATCGATCAACCTTGCGCCTGATCCGCAGCCGGTGCATTTCCTTCACCGTCCGTCTGCGCCGCAGCCGCGTCATCCGCAGGCTTCGCAGCCGCAGCCGCACCCGTATCTTCACCAGCCTTCACAGCAGGCTTGTTCCGTCCACCCGAACGGCGTCGCGCGAACGCGGATTCCGACGCGGTGACCTTGCTCGTTTCCGCGCCATTCAGATCCACACGCGACGCGCCTTCCGTCAAGCTCGCCCAGTAGCGGCTGCCACGGCACCAGGTGCTCACGGCATCGCGGACTTCCTGCTCGGTCAGCTTCAGTTCGCCGGCCTGCTTGAGCAGATCGTCGAGAATGCCAATTTTCAGCGCCACCTTCGGCGCAGGATTCTTCGGAAACGCCAACGGAAACCGCTTCTGCAGCTTGCCGATCGTATGCACGACGGGATCGACGGGATTCTGCTGCTTTGCCGCCGGACGAGCCGACGCCGGCTTGCCGTGCGTCTTCGCGTCCGCAGGCCTGGGCGCCCGTCGCGCGTCCCGGGGTTTCGCGTCGCGCGCATTAGCGTCGCGCGGACTTGCGTCCTTCGCCTTCTGATCCTTGCCGCCCGCGTGAGGAGCCGGCTTGTCCGCAGCCTGCTTTTCCTTGCGCTGCGCCTTTGCCTGCTTGGCGAGTTCGTCCCTCAGCTTCGCCAGTTGTTCAAAGCCCATGTCTTCACCTTCATTGCAATGACGCAGGATTGTAGCAGCCGCTGAGCACCTTCATGCCGGGCGACCTCTCGCTGCCGTCCGCCAATCATGCGCCCGGTCGATGGCCGTTTCCTGTCATCGCCCCATGTCGGCGCGGCAAGCAACGGACTCCGCCAGCCGACGCGAGCAGCAAGCGACGGTCCTGCATCGAATGCGCGCGCAGCGCACATCGCCACGCACAAAACGAAAAAAGCGCCGCAATCGCGGCGCCCTGTCCTGCTTTAGCTACGTCGTACAGCGTCAGAACCGATGCACCATGCCGACGCCCACACCCACCATGCTGCGCGATGACGAAGGCGTCGAATTGAAGCCGTCGCCGATCGTCGCCGTCGCGTTGATGATGCTGCGGCCGTTCGTGCCGAGCGTCTGGCCGTTCGCGCGCTGATACGCCTGCAACGCATACAGACCCGTACGCTTGGACAGCGAGTAATACTCGGACAGGTTGACCTGCGAATACGACGCGCTGCTCGAGATGCCATTGGCCTTCGTCGCGCGCGTGTAAGCGTAGCCCGTTGCGAAATCCCATGCAGCCGCCGGCTTCCAGTGCAGCACGATGCCGCCCGAGTTCCAGATCGACAGGTCGTGGAAGCCCGAACCGATGCCCGGAACGTACTGCACGTTCGAATACGTCGCCGTGATGTCGAACTGGCTGTTGAACGTATAGCCCCCGCCGACGGCAAAGCGCTGCTGCGCGCGTGCCGACTGGTAGCCATTGGTCACGGCCGAAATGCCCGCCTGCGCGCCCGCGTTTGACGTCGTCGTATCGGTGCCGAACGTGCCGCCATTCACGTTCGAGTTGTTGATCTTCGAAAAGCCCACCGCGATGCCGATCGGACCTTGCGAATACTGGACCGCCGTGCTCCATGTCGAGCCCTGATACGCGCTGCCCGGCACGCCGCCAAACGAATACGAGCCGCTGAACTTGAAGCCGTAAAGCTGCGGCGACATGTACAGCAGCGTATTGTTCGCGCGATAGATCGTATCGAGACCGTCGACGTCGCCCGCATGCGCGCCGTAGAAACCCGTCAGCCACGTCGTCGGGCTATACGGCGACAGCAGCTGGTAGTACGACGCGTACTGGCGGCCAGCCGTCAGCGAACCGTACGTGGCGTTCGTCACGCCGACGAACGCCTGGCGGCTGAACATCAGATTGTTCGTCGACATCGCGCCGCTGTTCGCGCTGAAGCCCTCTTCCAGTGTGAAGATCGCCTTCGTACCGCCACCGAGGTCTTCTGCGCCCTTCAGGCCGAAGCGGCTGCCCGCCCATACGCCCGTGACCATCTTGACGGCCGAGTGTCCGCCTGTGGTCGAACCGAGCGTCGTCGAGCTCGACTGATAGCCGATGCCGTTATCGACGATGCCGTACAGCGTCACGCTGCTTTGCGCGAACGCGGGCAGTGTGGCCAGCATCGCTGCGCCAGCCAGGGCGGCTTTGACTTCGGGGTAACGTCGTTTCATCTCCTGATCCTTTGTCATTGAGTGTTATGACGATGCGTCGCATCGTTTTGTCGGCGGCGGGACAAACGCGTGCCGTCGCCGCCGGTGCTGCGGGTAGTACGAAAAACTGAAGTAATGCGGGAAAATCCGGATGCCATGAAGATCGCTACGGGTAAGCACCACTATCGGGCCGAGCGATCCTTCACTGCATACCGTTGCGCCTAGCTGTGCTTGCGTTGGGCCTGCGCAGCGAGTCTCACAGGCGCATTGACCGCGCCGTATCCGTCGTAACCGCCCTTGCGCTGCACGACCTCCAGAAAGAAGCGGCCATCCATCTGCTCGGTGTACACATGGAAGAACTCGCCGCCCTGCGCGTCCCTGTCGTAAAGAACGTGGGCGTCTTTCATCTGCTTCACCACGTCGTCGGCGAAATCGTAACGCGCTTCAAGGTCATCGTAATAGTTCGACGGGATTCGCAATAGCTGAACGTCGCGTGCGCGCAACTGTTCGACGGCCGCAAAAATATTGTCGGTGTCGAATGCGACGTGATTGAGACCCGATCCACGATACGTGTGCAGCGATTGCGCGGTCGAAGTCCGTCCGTCCACCGATGCGTTGAGAACGATGCGCACCGATCCGTCTGCGCTGCGCACCGCGCGGCTGCGCACGAGTCCGTAAGGATCGGGAAGCAACCAGGCGGGCTCCGCGTCGAAACCGAACACGGCCCTGAAGTAAAGAATCCACATATCGAGTGTGTCGGCGGGCAGGTCGAGGCACACGTGATCGATGCGCTTCAACTCGCCCTGCACTGATTGCGTGCGTTCGCTGTCATGTGCGCTCAGCACGAAGTCAGCTTCATAGAGCGTCGGCTCGTCGGGCCGCGCATCGACGAAGTAATGCAGGCTGCCATCGGGCGCGCGCACACCCGGCACGACGCGTTCGTTCGGACCGACTCGGCCCGAAAACGGTGCATAGCCGAACGACGTCGCGCGCTCGAACACGCGCGCTGCGTCGTCGACCTGAAACGCCGACGCGCATAGCGACAGCCCGTGCCTGTGAAAGAACTCGCTGGCGAACGAATCGGTCTCCGCGTTCAGCACGATCGACGCCCCGCCCTGCTGATACAACGTCACGTCCTTCGAGCGATGCTTGCCCGCCGCATGAAACCCCGCTTCGGCGAAGCGCTGCGCAAGACGCGGCGCGCTGGTCGAATCGACGGCGAACTCGATGAACTGGAAGCCCGAATGCGCGGGCGGCGCAGGCGGCGTGAAGAGCGGCTGACCGTCCTTCGAGCGGGCGCCCTTCAGCCCGGCCTGCTCTTCGAGATACAGCAGCGAGCGGTAGCCATCGGCGGCCGTGGCGGCTGTCGGCGCGGCGCGAAAACCGTCGTTGAAAATTTCGAGCGAGAACGGGCCTTGATAACCCGTTGCGAGCACGCGGTCAGCGAAGCCCGCGACATCGAGATCGCCTTGCCCCGGGAAGCATCGATAGTGTCGGCTCCATTCGAGCACATCCATCTTCTGCAACGGCGCATCGGCGATCTGCACGAAGGCGATGCGATCTCCCGGAATCTCCGCGATGGGATCGATCGGGTCGTCGATCGACAGCGTATGGAAGCTGTCGAGTATCAGGCCGAGACTCGGATGATCGACGGTATCGACGAGCCGCCATGCATGTCGATACGAGTTTATGTACTTGCCCCACGCCAGTGCTTCGAAGCCCACGCGCACGCCTTCGCGTTCGGCGAGCAACGCAAGCTGGCCGAGTTGATCGACGATTAGCGCATCGTCCGCGATCACGTTTGGATTGACGTTGCTGCACACGAGCACGAGATCCGTGCCGAGTTCGTGCATCAGTTCGAACTTGCGCTGCGCGCGGTTCAGGTTCTGTGCGAGCCGCTCCTGTGTTACGCCCTCGAAATCGCGGAACGGCTGGAACAGCGTGATCTGCAGGCCGAGATCGGCGCAACGCTTGCGGATGTCGGCGGGCGAGCCGTCGAAGTACAGCAGATCGTTTTCGAAAATTTCGACGCCGTCGAAACCCGCTGCACGAATCGCAGCGAGTTTCTCGACGAGCGTGCCGCTAACCGACACGGTGGCAATGGAGCGAAGCATGATATGGCTTAGGTCGGGAATCGTGCGGGAATCGTGTTTATGCAGCGGGCTTGAGCGCCAGCAGCTCGCGAGCCTGCTTCGCCGTCGCGACAGGACGGCCGTATTCGCCGCATAGCTTCGCGACGCGCTCGACGAGTTGCGCATTGCTTTTTGCAAGCGTGTCCTTGTCCCAGCGCACGTTGTCTTCGAGACCCGTGCGGCAATGGCCGCCCATTTCGAGCGTCCAGTAGTTCACTTCGAGCTGATGCCGGCCAATGCCTGCTGCCGTCCACGTCGCGCTCGGCAGCAGCTTCTGCAGTTGCGCCACTTCGAATTCGAGAATCTCGCGTCGCGCGGGCAATGCGTTCTTCACGCCCATCACGAACTGCACATGCACGGGCTCTTTCAACAGGCCTTGTTGCACGAGATCGACGGTGCTGTACAGCATGGCCAGATCGAAGATTTCGATTTCGGGCTTCACGTCGTGATCGAGCATCGTCTGCGCGAGGGTGCGGACGAAATCGGGCGGATTCTCGTAGACGGTGGTCGGGAAGTTCACCGAGCCCGTGGCCAGCGACGCCATATCGGGCCGCAAATCGAGCATCGCGCCGCGTTGCTCGAACGAACGTCCGCGCCCGCCCGTCGAAAACTGGATGATGATGTCCGGGCAATGCTTGCGGATGCCTTCCTGCAGCGTCGCGAAGCTGCTGCGGTCGGAGCTCGAGCGCTCCTCTTCGTCGCGCACGTGCAGATGCACGAGGGTTGCGCCGGCTTCATACGCTTCATGCGTGCTCTCGACCTGCTCGGGTATCGAGATCGGCACCGCCGGGTTGTCCTTCTTGCGCGGCACAGAACCCGTAATCGCGACGGAGATGATGCAAGGCTGATTCGTGGCGTGACTCATGGCAGAACCTTTCTCGATGAAACCTGTGATGCCGCTGCGCGGCGCATCCGAAGTGCTCATCCGATGCGGCACGGCCTGAAGCGCTAAGGTGGCTCAAGAATAGGCAAGCGCCATGGGGTGGGCAATGCTCCTGGTGCCCGGAATGTGCGTTAATCGCACGTTTCTGTGCGATTAACGCGCGCTTCGCGGGTTAGCACCAGGCTGGGTGTCGTGTGGCGCATACAGTGTCGGCGCGGTTTTCCGCCTGATGCGGTAGCGATCGAGGCGACGTTCCCCTCGCGCCAGGCGATATCGACAAACGGTGCGTAATGACCAATAAGTGAGCGATAATCGCGCATA includes these proteins:
- a CDS encoding ISNCY family transposase produces the protein MAATERITMTMRELDRYKVIQDVADGMLKPWRAAERLGLTTRQIRRLVGRLRDLGAPGLVSGRRSKPSNNRLDAVTADRAISIIRERYADFGPTLACEKLYECHGIRLAKETVRGLMTAAGLWVPRRQRPPKVYQPRARRACLGELIQIDGSEHAWFEDRAPQCTLLVYVDDATSRLMTLHFTATESTFSYFEATRAYIERHGKPGAFYSDKASVFRSTTASKTGTSVTHFGRAMYELNIDAFCANSSPAKGRVERAHLTLQDRLVKELRLRGISTVAEANAWAPSFIAAYNARFAKPPKSDFDAHRPLRVDENLDLVLTWREPRKVTKSLTAQYDRVMYLLDDTPENRALIDRYIEVWEYPDGRIELRGNGRVLPCRQYDRLAEIDQGAVVEHKRLAHVLQVAQAIQAQRDNSRIGKAPSRTNRGDSTRTNRNVREPGKKKQREFTQADMERAIVDLAQHKKAEPSPGKPGRRSASDSGTGVSALPVQAPSFDTA
- a CDS encoding ProQ/FinO family protein — protein: MGFEQLAKLRDELAKQAKAQRKEKQAADKPAPHAGGKDQKAKDASPRDANARDAKPRDARRAPRPADAKTHGKPASARPAAKQQNPVDPVVHTIGKLQKRFPLAFPKNPAPKVALKIGILDDLLKQAGELKLTEQEVRDAVSTWCRGSRYWASLTEGASRVDLNGAETSKVTASESAFARRRSGGRNKPAVKAGEDTGAAAAAKPADDAAAAQTDGEGNAPAADQAQG
- a CDS encoding porin, whose amino-acid sequence is MKRRYPEVKAALAGAAMLATLPAFAQSSVTLYGIVDNGIGYQSSSTTLGSTTGGHSAVKMVTGVWAGSRFGLKGAEDLGGGTKAIFTLEEGFSANSGAMSTNNLMFSRQAFVGVTNATYGSLTAGRQYASYYQLLSPYSPTTWLTGFYGAHAGDVDGLDTIYRANNTLLYMSPQLYGFKFSGSYSFGGVPGSAYQGSTWSTAVQYSQGPIGIAVGFSKINNSNVNGGTFGTDTTTSNAGAQAGISAVTNGYQSARAQQRFAVGGGYTFNSQFDITATYSNVQYVPGIGSGFHDLSIWNSGGIVLHWKPAAAWDFATGYAYTRATKANGISSSASYSQVNLSEYYSLSKRTGLYALQAYQRANGQTLGTNGRSIINATATIGDGFNSTPSSSRSMVGVGVGMVHRF
- a CDS encoding bifunctional sugar phosphate isomerase/epimerase/4-hydroxyphenylpyruvate dioxygenase family protein translates to MLRSIATVSVSGTLVEKLAAIRAAGFDGVEIFENDLLYFDGSPADIRKRCADLGLQITLFQPFRDFEGVTQERLAQNLNRAQRKFELMHELGTDLVLVCSNVNPNVIADDALIVDQLGQLALLAEREGVRVGFEALAWGKYINSYRHAWRLVDTVDHPSLGLILDSFHTLSIDDPIDPIAEIPGDRIAFVQIADAPLQKMDVLEWSRHYRCFPGQGDLDVAGFADRVLATGYQGPFSLEIFNDGFRAAPTAATAADGYRSLLYLEEQAGLKGARSKDGQPLFTPPAPPAHSGFQFIEFAVDSTSAPRLAQRFAEAGFHAAGKHRSKDVTLYQQGGASIVLNAETDSFASEFFHRHGLSLCASAFQVDDAARVFERATSFGYAPFSGRVGPNERVVPGVRAPDGSLHYFVDARPDEPTLYEADFVLSAHDSERTQSVQGELKRIDHVCLDLPADTLDMWILYFRAVFGFDAEPAWLLPDPYGLVRSRAVRSADGSVRIVLNASVDGRTSTAQSLHTYRGSGLNHVAFDTDNIFAAVEQLRARDVQLLRIPSNYYDDLEARYDFADDVVKQMKDAHVLYDRDAQGGEFFHVYTEQMDGRFFLEVVQRKGGYDGYGAVNAPVRLAAQAQRKHS
- a CDS encoding 3-keto-5-aminohexanoate cleavage protein, producing the protein MSHATNQPCIISVAITGSVPRKKDNPAVPISIPEQVESTHEAYEAGATLVHLHVRDEEERSSSDRSSFATLQEGIRKHCPDIIIQFSTGGRGRSFEQRGAMLDLRPDMASLATGSVNFPTTVYENPPDFVRTLAQTMLDHDVKPEIEIFDLAMLYSTVDLVQQGLLKEPVHVQFVMGVKNALPARREILEFEVAQLQKLLPSATWTAAGIGRHQLEVNYWTLEMGGHCRTGLEDNVRWDKDTLAKSNAQLVERVAKLCGEYGRPVATAKQARELLALKPAA